The genomic segment tgataATATTGTTCAAGATGAAGATGGTATGACCTGGTTTCCAGTTGACTTTAAATGAGCAGCATTTGGGTAGCAAACATTGTTCAGTGATGAGATTCACAACCAGGTCTTTGTGCATAAGACAATATTAGTTAATATTTTCTAatggtgggaattttgggctggtttattattattttttaattatttattggttttcattgtttttatttttttatttttccctttcctcctttcacTTAGGGGGATATTCAGACTGCTTGCTCAGCACCAGCTGGAGAAAAAGGACAGCCCATCTTATCCAGGTAAGTACCCACCTTTTCTCATCTGTTTGGGATGTGGCTGttcacagcagccctgggtTTTGGTATGCAGTTTACATCTCCAGCAACAGAAGTGCTGGAACAGTTGGCTCAGTGAGGCTGTCTTTCTAGTGGCACTGTGTCTGATTCAGACAGGAATTCAATAGACTGGCTGGTTCTGAAAGACAGCCTCATGCATGCTTAGACAGGACTGAGACTGTTGGTGGGGGGCtgtagagtaaaaaaaaaaattgaagactGAATTTGTATAACTTGTACTTGCATGTCCTATATAAATGACTTCTGACGTACCCTTGCTTTCTAGGATACATGTGGAATATTCTGTCACTGTCTGTAATAGGTGTTGGAGTGGATATGAATAACATTTTAATGGTAAAGAATGCAAGGTAGAGGAGTTGGAAATTAAGAAAGATTAATATTGTAGAAGGTGCATTTAAAGTGCTGTTAAAATTCCATCAGGCAAGAGGGTGACTGGAATGTTAATTCAGCTGTTACCCATTAATTACGGAACTATTACTTTGGCTGTATACTTGCAAGAGGTGATGTTACTGTATCCACTGTGGTCTCAGCCAAAGCAAGACTTTCAGGTGGATAATATATGGTGATGGACCTGGAAAAATCTGACAATCTTACGACTTCAGTTTCTTGTTCTTGCCTTTTTCTGTCTCCAGGGCTGTCTTTCCAGGACTTTTACCAGCAATGTCGGGAGGCTTTCCTTGTCAACAGTGACTTGACACTCAGGGCACAGCTGACAGAATTCAGGGACCACAAGCTCATCCGGACCAAGCGGGTGAGTCCAGGGAAGAATTCTGGATACTCAGCCAATTTGAATAAAAAAGATGCTTACTTGCTGTATTGTTTTAAGCACCTAGGAACTGTCAAGGGGCTGAAATTCTGTAATTGAAGCTCTTTCCATGCCTTCAATTTGTCAACACTCTTTACGTGGCTGTAGAAACGGTGTGCTTTGTTTATTCAGCAACCTACTTCTTTTTGAAGACTGTGGGAAGTAGCAGACTGTGGAGCCTGCCAGTCTGCTTCCAATAGTATTACCTGTATTTCTATAAGGAAAGAATGCAGACTTGTCATAATAATGAGGCAGTATAGCAGTacaacacacagaaacacagtgtTGAGGAGCTTTGTAGTTCCAGACAAGCATAACCCACCAGAAGATTTCTCATTTAGTGACTTTCTTCAGTATTTGTGCATTTCCTGTGTTGCTCCAGTGAAATATTCCAGGTTTTCAGTAATGTAGTTGTTCAGAATGCTGTCCAGCTCTGGTAATCCAGACTACAGCTAAATGCTAGCATTGCAGTGCTGTCTAGTGGCTTGCCTGGCACTGTACGCTGGTGTTAATGATGCCTGTGCATGTCTGTTTTCAGGGAGCTGATGGTGTGGAATACTTACTAATTCCTGTCGATGACAGTACCTTGACTGACTTCTTAGAGAAAGAGGATGAAGATGTGTAGTGTCCTCAGTGTCTACAGCAATTGCTCTCAATGGCTGCTGGAGAGGGGCCTATGCTCAGATCTTTCTCCAGCCTCACAACTGCACTGATAAGTAATAATTCTAATCAATCTTGCTCATTGTTCAACTACCTCAGGTAGTTTGGAATGATGACTTCTGTAAGCGAGGCCTCTCTTGTGCTCTAGTTGGATTTGTCTGCTTTGTCTCTCAGCTCAGACAATGCCTTCTTCCTATCTGTGCAGCCAACCTCACAGCCAGAAAAACTGACTTGGTGGGATTGTGCCTTCTGCTCTCTACCTCAGTAGACATGAGGGTTTTATTGGAACAATTTACTTGGGAAGTGCAAATCACAAGATGGTTAAGAGCTTTAGTTTGTATTGTTGGTGCAGCTTCTCTCAACTGAGTGCTATCTAGTATTCCTCTACCATTTAGACAAAACTAGCTTCCAGTGTATGGAGACAAGATTTATAATGCTACGAGACCTGCCTCAACTGCATGAGGAAAGGAGAATACTAGTGGgtttgggatgctgcaggtAACTTAGTAAATTCTGGCAATAAAACTGAAGGACTTGTCCCAGACCCACATCCTTTTATAAGATTTAGATAATCGAAGTTATGGACTCATGTCATTGCCTGCAACTTTCCAAGGTGCAATCCAGGAATATGAAGAGGCTATGtagctttttttgtttattttttcaaagcttgattgtatatttatattttttacatgAGGAGTGTCCGCTGATCCTGGAGGAGGCCTTAAATGCCACTTAAAAACTCTCCCTTTATAAAAGTTCTTAGAGGTTGGGAGATTGCTGAAGTTTGACATCTtttcttcaattatttttttctcagttatgTGGGAGGAAGTTCTATAGTTCCATCATCTATAGTCTGCCAGCCAGACTTCAGGGACTCTGTATGCCTAATATTTGGTAGCTGTGTTACAGCTCAGTGTTGTAATAGTTCAAATCAATCAAATAAAGTactttattaattttcattgtCTTGTCTTTCACAATCTTTTTATGTTACAGGAAGATAGAGATCTTTGTGGCAGTTGTGCAAAAGCctaattttcattattatgTCAAGTATCTGCACAGAAGATTACAAACTACTgagtagaaatattttatattgtttcTTACATCAAAATCAAGACTCATTTGCCTGCCTTTTAATACCAATATATAGCTTTTGAAGAGAACCAAAACATCCCATGGAGTAATAGTTACCTCATCTGCCCCTACTGACAGAAGCAAGAGAGATGTATGGCCTGACTTTTGTATTAGAAACGTAGAGCATCTACCTACCTCACTATCAACTTGATTCTTCATATAGGTCCTTTGCCTTTACttgggaaagaagaaatttctCACTTCTCAAGATACTGAGGTGCCTTCATGGTATTGGTAAGAATGATGACCTTGATATAGCCTAGGTAGCTTCAGATAAACCAGTCATCTCTTTCCACTTACATTTAAGTGGAACAAGACATGCAATTAGATTCCTATCAGATAGAGATTCCTATTAGATAGAGACATTGCTTGATGAGCCACTTTTATTAACTTAAAAGGATAGAGCTAAGAGCTTTACAAATTTGTAATGAAATACTTACCATCCAGAGATGGCAGAGTATACAATGGtgagatttgtttttcttaaaaaatcccaacagaaaaaataacttggaaaaataaaactcattaTCAGTGGTGAAAATACTACTTTGTTCGGTTTTAGTAACCCTGTAATTAAAAGCCAGTTACAgaaacttttttaaaagaaaataacaaaggcacatgaattTACAGCTTTGTTAAGGAATTGAGTTTCAACCTTACAAAGCTTTTTTTGAATTGAGAGTCCCTCTTTTGAAAAGCCTTAAAGCTGCATTAGTGGTAGATTGTGCAACAAGTACCAACAACTTGCTTTGTGTTCTCTATTTATTTGCATCTGAGTGGTGCCTTAGTATAATTGTTAATGCAAACATCTCCATCCTTTCATTAACTACTATTTCTGAAATTTATTAGGTAAAACATCAGTGACTTGCACTGACATGATTTGACATAACTGTAGTAGGGTAGAACTGCTGCATAAGCTCAAATCTGCAGATAAAAGTCAGGTTTTATGTATTGTACCCAAACCAATCCTTAAGTATCATGGTTATCAACTGTATCTAATAACATTAAGCAGTAACAGTAAATTTATTCAAGTAGAGTTCAGTAACTGAGTAAATGAGCCTTTGGCATTCTgaaacaaacatttattttctgacatGACAAAATATACCTCAGACTTTGAGGGACCATATAGTACAATTATTCTGTACTGGACCAATTGAAAGCGCCTTCATTAAGCTCTGCAGTTGGATAGGTCTGTGCAAGATAACTCTAATTTTCTCTCCAATTTCTTCCCCCTAAGCCACCTGGAGAGGATCTCTGTCTTTCTCAGACACAATGATGTTGATTTTGTTCTGTAGGTGAATGGCGAGTGTGTCACGCAGCTCTGACAGGAAGCCTCGCTCAGTGTTACTGTGCTCACACAGAATAACACTTATCCCATTGGCAACTGCATCCAGCACGTCATGGTGGGACATCTCTCCTGCCATTTTGAGAAAGAAATGTCACGGAGATCACTAATGGCACAGTTCAGGTAACCAGATCTCTGCAATGTATGGAGCTGTGGTGATGTGATGGACTATAGGCTGTAAGCAGAAATGCACCACCACCTGCTCAGCAGGAACATGGAACACTCCTGCTCCAGGGACCTGATACCCCTGTATGCAGCTGAGTCAAACCACAGAAATTCCTTGCTATCTTTGAATAGTTGTAAATTCTGCCAATCGGGCAGAAAATAAAGAAGCTCAGAGTGGTCTGTAAGAGGACGGAGGAAAGCAGCTGGGAAGTCTGAGggtcagctctgcagggctgcacaTAACGGGGAGAAGGGGCAGTGATTCCTACAGAATGCAAGGCAGCTGTCACATTGTTGAGCCACGGGGAATAGCTGTCCCACTGCTGGAATACAGGACAATGGACTAAGTGTCCCTTTGGTTAGACACACTAGAGAGTTTCTTTGGAAGGTTCTGTAGACTACattatattctgttttccaTTAGGGAATTCTGGAGGGAATAGTGGAAATATATGTTGCCAAAGGAGAAGCACACTGGAAGTTGCAACTCACTGCCATCAGCACTGATTTTGTATTGAAATAAACGCTGTAATGTTGTAATTCAAGTTTCTTTCACTGTGCCACACTGCCATTTGATCCATGTTATCTCTAATAGTTTATCATTAGAGTTTATAATTTAGTTTGTTGTTCCAAAAACTACCTGTTTCTCAATTATAAATAATTGGTAATTCTTTGTGGGCAAGTCTTTCAATAGCCAGTCAACCCTCTTATTTTTtgctggggtttgtttgtttttgtctcaaatgactttttttataaaattaatgaaacagCAGTCTGTTACCTGTGAGATAGAGGTCAGCTTTTGTTCCCTTCAGGACACTGCTCCCTGAAccagcacacagagcagctTTCTTCACTGGTGATTCTGCAGGATACAAGGTGCCACAGTtaaacttccctttttttcaaCTCTCATGTGTGTATTGCTTGTAATTGTTTCGGTTAACTACTACCTTGGTTCTAGAGTCAATGTAAATTTGTTGGAGGAAGAGACACATCTGTCAGTTTGAAAGAGTCATGGGCCTATTACACCTCTGACAATACAGTGAAATCCTCTGTGAAAGGTGCATTTTTTTCAAGGGGCAGGAAACTTTGCAGAAAACTCCAACACAGAGGCTGGCTGCTGGTAACGTTTCTCCTAGTGAGGTGTTAGTTAGGTTTCTGAGCTCTTTAATAGGCCCCTACTCTTTCCAGGACTCTTGTGTTCCACCAACATTAGTTTCCCAGCTAATGATGCCACTAAGGAAGCATTTTGTCTCTGAGATATACTGGTTCCTAACTTCTAGCTCTCAGAAGGCCAGTCttaaagcaaaagctgaaaGCTGCTCCATGCCAATAAAAATTGTCCATTTGCTGTGATTGCTAATTCCAAGCTATTACATATATGGCAGTGGCATGAATTTTAATTCTTCATATACATTGCATTCACTaaggagaggggacacacaaCACAGGGAGTTTTCAACATCTGTTAAGGTTTTACAGTATGTTGCCTTGCAATTACTGTTGATTTAAGTGGAGTCACATCACTTCAATTCCATACCATAAAAAGGCTTTGAAgcagtttggggatttttagtgCAATTGTCAGTCTAATAAGATTTCTGCCTCCTAAGTTACAAAGGGTTCTCAACAAATTTACTTTCACAAATTCTACTAGCTGTGCTCCTTGGACATTAGGATAAGTAGCTGGGATAAGAGGATGTTTACCCCACATCTTAGTAATGACCCCACTGTTGGAGGTAGTTCACCTTTATTTTATCTTTGACACAGTTCTGTGTTCATAATGATACCATAAAGTGTCTTACTCTTTAAGTGCTCTGAATTTTAACATTCAGTCACAAGAGGAAGCACAAAATGAAACAGTACACCTTTGTGTACTGATATCCggggcaagaaaaaaaaatcttagtcATTATATAAATTACAAAAAACGGTATCTTTCATTCAACTTGTGCTGTCCCTTTTTCACCACATCAACCAGCGTAATATAGAATCCCATTAAAATACAGATGAGATTCTTTTCATATGACTGTAAATTCTAAGATGCTGTTTCTTAACAGCGCTTCCTAGTTCTTGGAAGTAAACCTGTTAAAGGCAGCAGTGTTTCCCACTGTCCTGCAAACAGTCATGCTCCCTGTGTTCCTGCAGTGCCAGTCCTAGCAGGAGTCTGGCTTGCTGGCCCATTTACCGAGTGTCCTGCCTGCTCCCACGGCTACGCGGACAtgggggagctgcaggtgaCCTTTGATACGCTCGATTATGTCTGACAAGGAGACTGGCTCGCTCAGGGTGCACAGGCGTCCCATTCCAGTATGGGGAAGaagaggctgaaaaaaaaaattaaaattactgttAGAAAGCTGATTCCAGATGCTTGCATTGCTTTCCACACTGTAACAGAATAAGCATATTGGGCTTGCAGGAACATCACTGAACTTTATAAAAATGTATGTATGTGATGTTCTCAAATGTAACATATGAACTACACCAGCTATTGGAACTGATTCAAGAATTGGTACAGACCACATAGTTTCATTGCTTTGGAAAACGTGTGTGGCTTCAAATCTTCATAGGCCAGTATTTCAGAGCACTGGAAAGCTGAGTACTGCATTTCAGTGTTTAGGGTACTCAGCTCACACAAGTAATACATTCACAGGAAGtaattttgtgattttgttACCTTTTGTAGTAAGAGAATCTCAGTCTTGTGATAAAGAAGATTGTTCTGGGACAATAATGCCACCACCTCCAGCAGTGCTTTCTGAGAGCAGTTCAAACTGACTCGTGTTTGCTCCTCACCTTCAACCCTGAGGAAAGACATGCCTGGTGCTTGTTAAGAAGCCAGATAAAATTTTGGCCTTGTAATTATTATATTACAGCATCTAATTATTAATTTtggcattattattattattgtatcTTTGAAGAAACAAATATGGCAATTTAACTCAACTGTCATTAAATTTCCTGTTAATACACTTCTTTAACACTCCTAATCTATGTGATGCTAGATTTGAGTTGCTATTATCATTCAGCATGACACAGGTTGACCAGAAAGGAACAATTATTCCTTAAGTTTCTCATTCTGTTGCtgaaaaatacagcagcaatgcacagaggaaaaaaattattagaacAGTAAAATACAGCAACTTATTGTTTCAAACAACAGAAAGAATACAACATTAGAGAGAGGAGCAGATACCTAGCTGGAAGAGTAGTGAGACAAGAGATCTCTGGGATGTCTTTGATTTTGGACAGCACTGCATCCAGATGCTCAGCATCTACACAGAACTCAACCCGGTGAGTACCCTCAGTTGGAGAGCTCGGCGCAGTTGATGGATGGAGTGGGACAGAAGTACAGGCACCTGAGAGAACAGTAAAAGATTGCTGGTTTATAAAGCAGGGTAAGTATCCTAACAGTGATTTAGCACCTAATTTAAAGAGATGTGGCACAAAAATTTTGCACTCAAATCCTTTTTCCTTGACCAGAGCTGTGAGCTTTTCATTCTCCTGTCTCCATTAGGCACAGTCTATTTTAAGTCCAAAGAAGCTGATGGATGTTTATTATTTGACATCTTTAACATCATCAGTTTTATTCTAATGATTGTACAAAACCAGAAGGAGTTTCTGGTTTGTATGACAGGCTGGAAAAGATACATCTGTGAATCATAATACAGGATAAAactctaaaataatttcacataGCTTAAATACTTTGCAAACACTGAGATCTTGTACTTTATACATTAAAGATGGTGATTTAAAGTCAGTGGGTCTCAGTGTTGCAGCCACAGTGGACAATAAATATGCTCCACCAGTTCCAGATAGATCCAGTAGTAGTCATGCATCTGAAAATACCCTCTTGTATTTGCTGGTGATGTTATATACCACCAAGATAAATGTCCTGAAATGTATTTAAGGTTACAGTACTataaaaatattaggaaaaatagaaacagtCATCAAATCACACCTGTAAAAGCTGTAAGGCAAATTATGAAAGATCCCACCTAAAATAGCATACatctttaataattttaacttGTTTGTTCTTAACAGAATCTCACCGAGTCCCTTTGTTAGCCAGTTATTAACTCCGTGAGGTATGGCATCGTAAGCCGTATGAGGAGAATAAATCCCGATTCTGTTCTCCAGGGCTCGGACCACCAGCCGCTCCTTCCAGGTTTTCCATGTCACTCGCTTGAGAGGTGTGAATATAGGAGGGTGGTAAGAAAGAACGAGGTCTGCTTTCTTTTGCACTGCCTCTTCCATCACCTCCTCAGTGAGGTCGTTAGTGAGGAAAAGGGTGTTCACAGTGTGGGGAGGACTTGGTTCCACCAGCAATCCCACATTGTCCCAGCTTTCAGCCAGAGCGGGGTTTGCGAAGTCGTTCAGGGCAGAAACAAGCTCCCGGAGGTTCATGAGGGCGCGTACTGGGGGGCGGCCCAAGGCACGGACGCGGTGCAGAGGCGGGCGGAGCAGCGGCGGGGCAGTAAGCGGCATGCGGGATCTGTGAGAGGCAAACACAGGCCGCCGTGAGCCTCGGGAACCCATCGGCCAAACAGCAGCCACGACCGCTCGGGCTGCGGAGGCTGCCCCACCGCCGGTCAGTGCGCCCGCCCATCCCCGGTACCACCCGGTACCGAGCGCCCGCCCCGGGGCTCCCGCCCCGCACACACCGCCCCGTGCCCTGCACCAAACGCGCGGAGCTCAAGCTTCATCCCCCTTCCCGCTGCACATCCGACCGCGGAGCCCGGCCACGAGGCGTTCGCTCCTCGGTGGCGGGGAGCGACCGGGACCGGCGGCCTCGGGGCACGGCCGGGCCGGCACCGCGCTCACCTCCCGCCCGAGCAGTGCCGGCGCTGCGGGGCGGGACCTGCGCTCGGCCCCGCCGCTTCCGCCGCGCTcagcggggctggggcggcCCCTCGGTAGCGCCGGGAGCGAGCTGAGGCCCGCGGGACAGCAGCCGCTTCTCCGCCGCGGGGCTGGGTCTCCATCAGCCCCGGCAGGTCACAGCGCTGTCCgagcgcggcgggcgggcgggcggtgcTGCCGGGCAGGGGCTCGCcgctggaggagctgggcagcGAGCGGAGCCCACCTGTTCTGTACGCGGCATTTCGGCGGCGGTACCgcgggcagggagggagctccGGCTGCCGTGGGTGAgggggggccgggggccggTGGGGTGgcggggacacggggctggCGCTTCCCTGGGCTCTGCGGGGCTTCACCGGCGAGGGCGGGTGTATAGAGGAGATAATAGCGCCTAAATCCGTCGGCTTCTACGCAGCCGCGGTTTTGTTACCGTCATTCTAAGCGcttgatttcaaaatatttaaaagatttaaaaCGTCTGTTCCTGGGCTCGGGTGTAGATACCCTGTCTGTTGCAGGCACTCACAGCTGCCACGAGTTGGCCCCAAATCACACTTCTGTTAGCTACTGGCATGTGGCTTTTACCTGTGAATTTCTGCCATCTACTATTCTAGCAAATGCCATATTATTTGCAAAAACTGATTGCTTAGTATAAATTTTCATCCTAGTAAAGAGTGCTTTTTGccctcttcccttttctctaaGTGGTCTTTTTTCTACTAATTTCTCATTCTTTATATAGTAGTTGCTTAATGCAAAAATTTAACCACAGTCACACTGGAATGGCACTGTAGAACCGTGTGGCGTAAAAGTGTGTAATCAACACATATCTtagaataaaaaacaaatggaGATTGGCAGAAAAAAAACTCAACAGATTTCATATGTTATCTTTGCAGGAAATTGCTGTATGGAAGGCTACCTCAGGTTTTTTTGATAAGCAGGCATGGTAAgaataaaagcagattttatatatttttgttttctgaaatggTCATCTCTTGGAAAGCAAATAGCTGCTCTCCATCTCAAAAGATTACATGTTTTACTCTGATGCTGTGAGGAATTTGTCATTAAAACTTCAgggttttcatttaaaatgtataaaaaaatactgtgaaaaggAAAGCAGGTTGATTTACATCAGTCTAAAACATAATTATTCTTTCACTTTAGAGATCCcagattttaattcttt from the Poecile atricapillus isolate bPoeAtr1 chromosome 5, bPoeAtr1.hap1, whole genome shotgun sequence genome contains:
- the NIF3L1 gene encoding NIF3-like protein 1 isoform X2 produces the protein MPLTAPPLLRPPLHRVRALGRPPVRALMNLRELVSALNDFANPALAESWDNVGLLVEPSPPHTVNTLFLTNDLTEEVMEEAVQKKADLVLSYHPPIFTPLKRVTWKTWKERLVVRALENRIGIYSPHTAYDAIPHGVNNWLTKGLGACTSVPLHPSTAPSSPTEGTHRVEFCVDAEHLDAVLSKIKDIPEISCLTTLPARVEGEEQTRVSLNCSQKALLEVVALLSQNNLLYHKTEILLLQKPLLPHTGMGRLCTLSEPVSLSDIIERIKGHLQLPHVRVAVGAGRTLESPVKKAALCAGSGSSVLKGTKADLYLTGEMSHHDVLDAVANGISVILCEHSNTERGFLSELRDTLAIHLQNKINIIVSEKDRDPLQVA
- the NIF3L1 gene encoding NIF3-like protein 1 isoform X1, translating into MGSRGSRRPVFASHRSRMPLTAPPLLRPPLHRVRALGRPPVRALMNLRELVSALNDFANPALAESWDNVGLLVEPSPPHTVNTLFLTNDLTEEVMEEAVQKKADLVLSYHPPIFTPLKRVTWKTWKERLVVRALENRIGIYSPHTAYDAIPHGVNNWLTKGLGACTSVPLHPSTAPSSPTEGTHRVEFCVDAEHLDAVLSKIKDIPEISCLTTLPARVEGEEQTRVSLNCSQKALLEVVALLSQNNLLYHKTEILLLQKPLLPHTGMGRLCTLSEPVSLSDIIERIKGHLQLPHVRVAVGAGRTLESPVKKAALCAGSGSSVLKGTKADLYLTGEMSHHDVLDAVANGISVILCEHSNTERGFLSELRDTLAIHLQNKINIIVSEKDRDPLQVA